In Bacteroidales bacterium, the following proteins share a genomic window:
- the rfbB gene encoding dTDP-glucose 4,6-dehydratase: MEAYIKTIMVTGGAGFIGSHLIRLLVNKYPNYRIINVDKLTYAGNLENLRDVEDKPNYKFVKADIVEDEEMQKLFNVFKFDGVIHLAAESHVDRSIASPTEFILTNIVGTANLLNAARFYWQGNFGGKLFYHVSTDEVYGSLGDTGLFTEKTPYDPRSPYSASKASSDHLVRAYFHTFGLPVKISNCSNNYGGYQFPEKLIPLFIHNIKNNKKLPVYGKGLNVRDWLYVEDHAAAIDVIYHRGKIGETYNIGGNNEWKNIELIRALCRIMDKKLGRAHGESEKLITYVKDRAGHDMRYAIDSSKLQKELGWKPSVNFEEGLERTVDWYLQNTDWLENVTSGDYLKYYEEQYLNR; this comes from the coding sequence ATGGAAGCTTACATCAAAACGATTATGGTCACTGGCGGTGCAGGATTCATAGGTTCGCACCTCATCCGGTTACTGGTGAATAAGTACCCGAATTACCGGATCATCAACGTGGATAAACTAACCTATGCCGGCAACCTCGAAAACCTCAGGGATGTTGAGGATAAACCCAATTACAAGTTTGTCAAAGCAGACATTGTGGAAGATGAAGAGATGCAGAAGTTGTTCAATGTGTTCAAGTTCGACGGTGTGATCCACCTGGCCGCCGAGTCGCATGTTGACCGCTCCATTGCCAGTCCGACAGAGTTTATCTTGACAAATATTGTGGGAACAGCCAATTTGCTGAATGCAGCGAGGTTTTACTGGCAGGGCAATTTCGGGGGAAAGCTTTTTTATCACGTTTCCACCGACGAGGTTTACGGCTCGCTGGGTGACACCGGCCTGTTTACCGAAAAAACGCCGTACGATCCCCGCAGTCCATATTCTGCCTCCAAAGCAAGCTCCGATCACCTGGTCAGGGCCTATTTTCACACCTTCGGTCTGCCGGTAAAAATATCCAATTGTTCCAATAATTACGGTGGTTACCAGTTTCCCGAAAAGCTGATCCCACTGTTTATCCATAACATCAAAAACAATAAAAAGCTCCCTGTTTATGGTAAAGGGTTGAATGTCCGCGACTGGCTTTATGTCGAAGACCATGCAGCCGCCATTGATGTGATCTATCACCGTGGAAAAATCGGCGAAACCTATAACATTGGCGGAAACAATGAGTGGAAGAACATCGAACTCATCAGAGCCTTATGCAGGATCATGGACAAAAAACTCGGCCGCGCACACGGAGAGTCCGAGAAGCTGATCACTTATGTGAAAGACCGCGCAGGACACGACATGCGTTACGCCATCGACTCCTCAAAACTTCAGAAGGAACTCGGCTGGAAACCATCAGTGAACTTTGAAGAAGGTCTCGAAAGAACTGTGGACTGGTACCTCCAAAACACCGACTGGCTCGAAAATGTCACCTCAGGGGATTACCTGAAATATTATGAGGAGCAGTACCTGAACAGGTAA
- the galE gene encoding UDP-glucose 4-epimerase GalE: protein MNKILVTGGTGYIGSHTVVELQAKGFGVMVVDNLSNSVIEVLDHISAITGARPAFEQLDLADREKTLAFFQRNKDISAVIHFAASKAVGESVEKPLMYYHNNLFSLINILQGMMDNGIENLVFSSSCTVYGQPEKLPVDENAPVQLAMSPYGNTKQISEEIISDTTKSSAIKAIALRYFNPIGAHESALIGELPLGIPNNLLPFITQTAIGIRSQLKVYGDDYPTPDGTPIRDYIHVVDLAKAHVVAVERMIHGKAKKQFEVFNLGTGKGYSVLEVINSFEKVAGVKLNYKIVDRRPGDVTQVWADTTFANKELGWKAEKGIDKMTDSAWKWELALQAKRKNNNR from the coding sequence ATGAATAAGATACTGGTTACAGGCGGAACAGGTTACATCGGATCGCACACTGTGGTGGAGTTGCAGGCAAAAGGCTTCGGGGTGATGGTCGTTGATAACCTATCCAACTCCGTGATCGAAGTGTTGGATCATATTTCAGCCATTACAGGCGCCAGGCCTGCTTTTGAACAATTAGACCTGGCGGATCGGGAAAAAACGTTAGCTTTTTTTCAACGGAACAAGGATATTTCAGCCGTCATTCACTTTGCGGCCAGTAAGGCGGTGGGTGAGTCGGTAGAAAAGCCGCTGATGTACTATCACAACAACCTTTTTTCGCTGATCAACATCCTGCAGGGGATGATGGATAATGGGATCGAAAACCTGGTATTTTCCTCCTCCTGCACCGTTTATGGACAGCCTGAAAAACTGCCCGTTGACGAAAATGCACCCGTTCAGTTGGCCATGTCGCCTTATGGCAATACCAAGCAAATTTCGGAAGAGATCATTTCGGACACCACCAAATCATCGGCAATAAAAGCCATTGCCTTGAGGTATTTCAACCCCATTGGCGCCCACGAATCTGCATTGATCGGTGAACTGCCGCTCGGAATTCCGAATAACCTTTTACCGTTTATCACCCAGACAGCCATTGGTATCCGCAGTCAACTCAAAGTTTATGGCGACGATTATCCAACGCCCGACGGCACACCCATCCGCGATTACATTCACGTGGTGGACCTGGCCAAAGCCCATGTCGTCGCCGTTGAGCGGATGATACACGGCAAGGCGAAAAAACAATTTGAAGTTTTCAACCTCGGAACAGGCAAAGGCTACTCGGTGTTGGAAGTAATCAACAGCTTTGAGAAAGTGGCAGGAGTAAAACTCAACTACAAAATTGTTGATCGTCGTCCCGGCGATGTGACCCAGGTGTGGGCCGACACAACATTTGCCAACAAGGAACTGGGCTGGAAAGCCGAAAAAGGGATTGACAAGATGACTGACTCGGCCTGGAAATGGGAGTTGGCACTGCAGGCAAAAAGGAAAAACAATAACAGATAA